A stretch of the Neodiprion lecontei isolate iyNeoLeco1 chromosome 4, iyNeoLeco1.1, whole genome shotgun sequence genome encodes the following:
- the LOC107216847 gene encoding homeodomain-interacting protein kinase 2 isoform X3, with protein sequence MSMYASVFTPRRCFFEFLTSARIVKIRGMRDMFIQAQQTSSSVNGSSSNSSSSINPAHQHSKKRKLDYNISQPVIQQHGQVQSADYQLDNATSIQQYAVSGVNTVFGPLHNNALQKSPNQQTLVRASTIKLLDTYQRCGQKRKSWSREGGNGEGLAIQSTNTNATNATASTVSSQHHSSQQQQQQQQLNNKQSSMTSHSKQVGNGGNGGGGSNPQGDGDYQLVQHEVLYSMTNQYEVLEFLGRGTFGQVVKCWKKGTNEIVAIKILKNHPSYARQGQIEVSILSRLSQENADEFNFVRAYECFQHKSHTCLVFEMLEQNLYDFLKQNKFSPLPLKYIRPILQQVLTALLKLKQLGLIHADLKPENIMLVDPVRQPYRVKVIDFGSASHVSKAVCNTYLQSRYYRAPEIILGLPFCEAIDMWSLGCVVAELFLGWPLYPGSSEYDQIRYISQTQGLPTEHMLNNASKTTKFFYRDMDSTYPFWRLKTPEEHEQETGIKSKEARKYIFNCLDDIGQVNVPTDLEGGQLCAEKADRREFIDLLKRMLTMDQVERRITPGEALNHAFVTLAHLVDYAHCNNVKASVQMMEVCRRAGDFTASPAHHQAPPAPQPAPPTSLVANFVPTTNGSAVTLTFNNQLTNQVQRLVREHRTAPSGYDNLYQIYTNTSRRATQYSGSSNGSNSGRGAVHDFPHQLVPGILCPPPGYQPMPSPAKHVVVAQVSVEMPPQAQQAPLQIQPSIISQQAVAAAAAAAQQQYAAVPVSMVESGRQMLLTRTEFNIFPCVHKYPMVGLQNAVQTSWPGGSRQMAAIVPSWQQLPPQHAAIQQPLLSDAGEWGRPLIVDSSAILQDQRPVFPVTEVYNTSALVEHPSQSWGKRSVTKHHQHHLTVPQQPQHRHEHKKETQQLSPVKKRVKESTPPSNMRRHSPANGHWQQQTNQSHHHTGSNTSSNKHGSNNHAGEHQQVTTVRQQTITIHDTPSPAVSVITISDSEDESPSKCCGDRQCGACQGLAPRLSGDGRPVREDVIRSTQSTPRVVQSSHQTHSSSQTHTNGHSGSHSSSQRAQRKNVISCVTVGDSDGEASPGRVHAHLYQQVPQHQHQQPAQHIKHEPQPQHHVSSGYSSQSQKKRLLAKVQSECNMINVATKPEPGVEYLAPHPCHAPACKEPPTYQDDAYDMHDYFLQYVTTSSAHPHLQEQHIVYTTGADKRVSWPGKRTEYKHEYVQPPAAHSRDHQKWAVANPVHQYRQTQVVGSAAHHGHHGHPAHLSPGGGGGGGRSPAAGPIVGGAQHLGQPLYQEYAHVRSRGHPVAPPPAVYVTAAPSQAPSAIQQQQVPTYQGFTPGWVPRRLVDACISSPLTLYDSSRALPPPAHHSSARPLLASHAAHPLPAHMQPTAVYGLAPLSPAKHQYQTSGLWFTE encoded by the exons ATGTCCATGTATGCGTCTGTGTTCACACCTCGGCGTTGTTTCTTCGAATTTTTGACATCCGCTCGTATTGTAAAAATACgc GGAATGCGTGACATGTTCATCCAAGCTCAGCAGACGAGCAGCAGCGTCaacggcagcagcagcaacagcagcagcagcatcaacCCTGCTCACCAACATAGCAAGAAGCGAAAGTTGGACTACAACATTAGTCAACCAGTTATCCAGCAGCACGGGCAAGTCCAATCTGCCGACTACCAGTTGGACAACGCAACTAGCATCCAACAGTACGCTGTGAGCGGGGTCAACACTGTATTTGGTCCGTTGCACAATAATGCGCTGCAGAAAAGCCCCAACCAACAGACTCTAGTCCGCGCGTCGACTATTAAACTTTTAGACACGTACCAGCGCTGTGGTCAGAAG AGAAAGTCTTGGTCACGAGAAGGAGGTAATGGTGAAGGACTGGCGATCCAATCGACTAACACTAACGCGACAAACGCTACAGCTAGTACCGTGAGCTCGCAGCATCATTCTtcacagcagcagcagcaacaacagcagctgaataataaacaatccAGCATGACTTCGCACAGTAAACAAGTTGGCAATGGGGGCAACGGCGGTGGCGGTAGCAATCCGCAAGGAGATGGCGATTATCAGTTGGTTCAGCACGAAGTTCTTTACTCTATGACTAATCAGTACGAGGTTCTGGAATTTTTGGGCAGAGGAACGTTCGGACAG GTCGTGAAATGCTGGAAAAAGGGTACAAACGAAATAGTAGCCattaaaatattgaagaaTCATCCATCGTACGCGCGCCAAGGCCAGATTGAG GTCTCCATCCTGTCACGTCTTAGCCAGGAAAACGCGGACGAGTTCAACTTTGTGCGTGCCTACGAATGTTTTCAGCACAAATCTCATACTTGTTTGGTGTTTGAAATGCTTGAGCAGAACctgtatgattttttaaagCAAAATAAATTCTCACCACTTCCTTTAAAGTACATCAGGCCAATTCTTCAACAAGTGCTTACCGCTCTTCTCAAACTCAAG caattGGGTCTAATCCATGCCGATCTTAAACCTGAAAACATAATGCTGGTAGACCCTGTGCGACAGCCGTATCGAGTTAAAGTCATTGACTTTGGTTCTGCCTCTCACGTTTCAAAAGCCGTTTGCAATACCTACTTGCAATCCCGTTACTATCGTGCGCCCGAGATCATACTTGGACTTCCTTTCTGCGAGGCGATAGACATGTGGTCCCTAGGCTGCGTTGTGGCTGAATTGTTTCTCGGTTGGCCATTGTATCCAGGCAGTTCGGAATACGATCAGATACGCTACATCAGTCAAACTCAGGGACTTCCCACTGAACACATGCTGAATAACGCTAGTAAAACTACGAAATTCTTCTACAGAGATATGGACA GCACGTATCCATTCTGGAGGCTAAAAACTCCAGAAGAACACGAGCAGGAGACTGGAATAAAGTCCAAGGAGGCtagaaaatacattttcaacTGCTTGGACGATATTGGTCAGGTGAATGTTCCGACCGATTTGGAAGGGGGTCAGTTATGCGCGGAAAAAGCGGACAGACGAGAGTTTATCGATCTATTGAAGAGGATGCTCACAATGGACCAGGTA GAGCGCCGAATCACACCAGGAGAAGCTTTGAACCATGCTTTCGTAACGCTGGCTCACCTCGTCGACTACGCTCATTGCAACAATGTCAAAGCCTCTGTACAAATGATGGAGGTCTGCAGACGAGCTGGCGACTTTACCGCCAGTCCAGCTCACCATCAAGCCCCACCTGCGCCTCAGCCAGCGCCACCGACTTCGCTGGTTGCCAATTTTGTGCCGACGACAAATGGAAGCGCAGTCACTCTCACCTTCAACAATCAACTGACGAATCAGGTGCAGAGACTCGTTAGGGAACACCGCACAGCACCATCGGGATACGACAATCTG TATCAAATATACACAAATACCAGTCGGAGAGCGACGCAGTACAGTGGTTCGTCCAACGGTTCGAACAGTGGTCGTGGCGCAGTGCATGATTTCCCACACCAATTGGTACCTGGGATTCTTTGCCCACCACCGGGCTACCAGCCGATGCCCAGTCCGGCAAAACATGTTGTTGTTGCACAGGTCAGTGTCGAAATG CCACCTCAAGCTCAGCAAGCTCCCCTACAAATCCAGCCGTCCATTATATCTCAACAAGCTGTCgcagctgctgctgcagcagcGCAACAACAATATGCTGCGGTTCCAGTCTCCATGGTGGAAAGTGGCAGACAAATGTTACTCACG agaaCTGAATTTAACATCTTCCCGTGTGTACATAAGTATCCCATGGTTGGGTTACAGAACGCGGTACAAACGTCGTGGCCAGGTGGTAGTCGACAAATGGCTGCCATTGTACCTTCCTGGCAACAATTACCACCTCAACATGCCGCCATACAACAACCCCTGCTTAGCGACGCGGGGGAGTGGGGCAGACCACTTATCGTCGACAGTTCAGCCATACTGCAG GATCAGAGGCCCGTGTTCCCGGTAACTGAAGTTTACAACACGAGCGCACTTGTCGAACACCCGTCACAAAGCTGGGGTAAACGAAGCGTGACAAAACATCACCAGCACCACTTGACTGTGCCGCAACAGCCGCAGCACAGACATGAACACAAGAAGGAAACTCAGCAGTTGAGTCCCGTTAAGAAGAGAGTCAAAGAAAGTACGCCGCCTAGCAATATGAGGCGTCATTCTCCTGCGAATGGTCACTGGCAGCAACAGACCAATCAGTCTCATCATCACACCGGCAGCAACACCAGTAGCAATAAACACGGAAGTAACAATCATGCTGGTGAACATCAACAGGTTACAACTGTTAGGCAGCAGACTATAACCATACATGATACACCTTCACCAGCTGTTTCCGTCATCACCATAAGCGACAGCGAAGACGAAAGTCCCAGCAAATG CTGCGGAGACCGTCAATGTGGGGCTTGCCAAGGTTTGGCTCCTCGCTTGTCTGGCGATGGAAGGCCCGTTCGCGAGGATGTTATTCGaag CACGCAGTCTACGCCTCGTGTTGTACAGAGCTCGCACCAGACTCATTCGAGCAGTCAGACGCATACAAACGGTCACAGTGGTTCGCACAGCTCTTCTCAAAGGGCGCAGCGTAAGAATGTCATCAGCTGCGTTACGGTGGGTGACAGTGATGGGGAGGCAAGTCCAGGTCGAGTTCATGCTCACTTGTATCAGCAGGTCCCTCAACATCAGCATCAGCAGCCTGCTCAACACATAAAGCACGAACCACAGCCTCAGCATCATGTCAG TTCTGGCTACTCTTCGCAATCCCAGAAAAAACGACTACTGGCCAAAGTTCAGTCAGAATGCAACATGATCAACGTCGCCACCAAGCCCGAACCTGGCGTCGAATATCTAGCTCCACATCCGTGCCACGCGCCTGCCTGCAAAGAACCTCCAACTTATCAG gATGACGCCTATGACATGCATGACTACTTCTTGCAGTATGTGACTACTAGCAGCGCTCATCCCCACCTTCAGGAACAACATATAGTCTACACAACGGGTGCCGACAAGCGCGTATCTTGGCCTGGTAAACGAACCGAATACAAACACGAGTACGTTCAACCACCGGCTGCGCATTCGAGGGATCATCAAAAATGGGCGGTAGCAAATCCCGTTCATCAGTACAG GCAGACCCAAGTGGTGGGTTCGGCGGCTCATCACGGCCACCACGGTCATCCGGCTCATCTAAGCccaggaggtggaggaggtggGGGTAGGAGCCCGGCTGCTGGCCCGATAGTTGGGGGTGCCCAACACCTGGGTCAGCCTCTGTACCAGGAATATGCCCACGTACGATCACGGGGACATCCTGTGGCGCCCCCACCTGCGGTTTATGTTACCGCAGCTCCTTCTCAGGCACCGAGCGCCATTCAGCAACAGCAAGTGCCCACCTACCAGGGATTCACACCCGGGTGGGTACCTAGACGTCTAGTAGATGCATGCAT CTCGTCACCATTAACGTTGTATGATTCTAGTCGAGCATTACCGCCACCTGCTCATCACAGTTCAGCCAGACCGCTACTGGCTAGTCATGCGGCGCATCCGCTTCCTGCTCATATGCAGCCGACGGCTGTTTACGGATTGGCGCCGCTATCGCCAGCTAAGCATCAATACCAGACTTCTGGCTTGTGGTTTACtgaataa
- the LOC107216847 gene encoding homeodomain-interacting protein kinase 2 isoform X4, which yields MENGMRDMFIQAQQTSSSVNGSSSNSSSSINPAHQHSKKRKLDYNISQPVIQQHGQVQSADYQLDNATSIQQYAVSGVNTVFGPLHNNALQKSPNQQTLVRASTIKLLDTYQRCGQKRKSWSREGGNGEGLAIQSTNTNATNATASTVSSQHHSSQQQQQQQQLNNKQSSMTSHSKQVGNGGNGGGGSNPQGDGDYQLVQHEVLYSMTNQYEVLEFLGRGTFGQVVKCWKKGTNEIVAIKILKNHPSYARQGQIEVSILSRLSQENADEFNFVRAYECFQHKSHTCLVFEMLEQNLYDFLKQNKFSPLPLKYIRPILQQVLTALLKLKQLGLIHADLKPENIMLVDPVRQPYRVKVIDFGSASHVSKAVCNTYLQSRYYRAPEIILGLPFCEAIDMWSLGCVVAELFLGWPLYPGSSEYDQIRYISQTQGLPTEHMLNNASKTTKFFYRDMDSTYPFWRLKTPEEHEQETGIKSKEARKYIFNCLDDIGQVNVPTDLEGGQLCAEKADRREFIDLLKRMLTMDQVERRITPGEALNHAFVTLAHLVDYAHCNNVKASVQMMEVCRRAGDFTASPAHHQAPPAPQPAPPTSLVANFVPTTNGSAVTLTFNNQLTNQVQRLVREHRTAPSGYDNLYQIYTNTSRRATQYSGSSNGSNSGRGAVHDFPHQLVPGILCPPPGYQPMPSPAKHVVVAQVSVEMPPQAQQAPLQIQPSIISQQAVAAAAAAAQQQYAAVPVSMVESGRQMLLTRTEFNIFPCVHKYPMVGLQNAVQTSWPGGSRQMAAIVPSWQQLPPQHAAIQQPLLSDAGEWGRPLIVDSSAILQDQRPVFPVTEVYNTSALVEHPSQSWGKRSVTKHHQHHLTVPQQPQHRHEHKKETQQLSPVKKRVKESTPPSNMRRHSPANGHWQQQTNQSHHHTGSNTSSNKHGSNNHAGEHQQVTTVRQQTITIHDTPSPAVSVITISDSEDESPSKCCGDRQCGACQGLAPRLSGDGRPVREDVIRSTQSTPRVVQSSHQTHSSSQTHTNGHSGSHSSSQRAQRKNVISCVTVGDSDGEASPGRVHAHLYQQVPQHQHQQPAQHIKHEPQPQHHVSSGYSSQSQKKRLLAKVQSECNMINVATKPEPGVEYLAPHPCHAPACKEPPTYQDDAYDMHDYFLQYVTTSSAHPHLQEQHIVYTTGADKRVSWPGKRTEYKHEYVQPPAAHSRDHQKWAVANPVHQYRQTQVVGSAAHHGHHGHPAHLSPGGGGGGGRSPAAGPIVGGAQHLGQPLYQEYAHVRSRGHPVAPPPAVYVTAAPSQAPSAIQQQQVPTYQGFTPGWVPRRLVDACISSPLTLYDSSRALPPPAHHSSARPLLASHAAHPLPAHMQPTAVYGLAPLSPAKHQYQTSGLWFTE from the exons ATggaaaat GGAATGCGTGACATGTTCATCCAAGCTCAGCAGACGAGCAGCAGCGTCaacggcagcagcagcaacagcagcagcagcatcaacCCTGCTCACCAACATAGCAAGAAGCGAAAGTTGGACTACAACATTAGTCAACCAGTTATCCAGCAGCACGGGCAAGTCCAATCTGCCGACTACCAGTTGGACAACGCAACTAGCATCCAACAGTACGCTGTGAGCGGGGTCAACACTGTATTTGGTCCGTTGCACAATAATGCGCTGCAGAAAAGCCCCAACCAACAGACTCTAGTCCGCGCGTCGACTATTAAACTTTTAGACACGTACCAGCGCTGTGGTCAGAAG AGAAAGTCTTGGTCACGAGAAGGAGGTAATGGTGAAGGACTGGCGATCCAATCGACTAACACTAACGCGACAAACGCTACAGCTAGTACCGTGAGCTCGCAGCATCATTCTtcacagcagcagcagcaacaacagcagctgaataataaacaatccAGCATGACTTCGCACAGTAAACAAGTTGGCAATGGGGGCAACGGCGGTGGCGGTAGCAATCCGCAAGGAGATGGCGATTATCAGTTGGTTCAGCACGAAGTTCTTTACTCTATGACTAATCAGTACGAGGTTCTGGAATTTTTGGGCAGAGGAACGTTCGGACAG GTCGTGAAATGCTGGAAAAAGGGTACAAACGAAATAGTAGCCattaaaatattgaagaaTCATCCATCGTACGCGCGCCAAGGCCAGATTGAG GTCTCCATCCTGTCACGTCTTAGCCAGGAAAACGCGGACGAGTTCAACTTTGTGCGTGCCTACGAATGTTTTCAGCACAAATCTCATACTTGTTTGGTGTTTGAAATGCTTGAGCAGAACctgtatgattttttaaagCAAAATAAATTCTCACCACTTCCTTTAAAGTACATCAGGCCAATTCTTCAACAAGTGCTTACCGCTCTTCTCAAACTCAAG caattGGGTCTAATCCATGCCGATCTTAAACCTGAAAACATAATGCTGGTAGACCCTGTGCGACAGCCGTATCGAGTTAAAGTCATTGACTTTGGTTCTGCCTCTCACGTTTCAAAAGCCGTTTGCAATACCTACTTGCAATCCCGTTACTATCGTGCGCCCGAGATCATACTTGGACTTCCTTTCTGCGAGGCGATAGACATGTGGTCCCTAGGCTGCGTTGTGGCTGAATTGTTTCTCGGTTGGCCATTGTATCCAGGCAGTTCGGAATACGATCAGATACGCTACATCAGTCAAACTCAGGGACTTCCCACTGAACACATGCTGAATAACGCTAGTAAAACTACGAAATTCTTCTACAGAGATATGGACA GCACGTATCCATTCTGGAGGCTAAAAACTCCAGAAGAACACGAGCAGGAGACTGGAATAAAGTCCAAGGAGGCtagaaaatacattttcaacTGCTTGGACGATATTGGTCAGGTGAATGTTCCGACCGATTTGGAAGGGGGTCAGTTATGCGCGGAAAAAGCGGACAGACGAGAGTTTATCGATCTATTGAAGAGGATGCTCACAATGGACCAGGTA GAGCGCCGAATCACACCAGGAGAAGCTTTGAACCATGCTTTCGTAACGCTGGCTCACCTCGTCGACTACGCTCATTGCAACAATGTCAAAGCCTCTGTACAAATGATGGAGGTCTGCAGACGAGCTGGCGACTTTACCGCCAGTCCAGCTCACCATCAAGCCCCACCTGCGCCTCAGCCAGCGCCACCGACTTCGCTGGTTGCCAATTTTGTGCCGACGACAAATGGAAGCGCAGTCACTCTCACCTTCAACAATCAACTGACGAATCAGGTGCAGAGACTCGTTAGGGAACACCGCACAGCACCATCGGGATACGACAATCTG TATCAAATATACACAAATACCAGTCGGAGAGCGACGCAGTACAGTGGTTCGTCCAACGGTTCGAACAGTGGTCGTGGCGCAGTGCATGATTTCCCACACCAATTGGTACCTGGGATTCTTTGCCCACCACCGGGCTACCAGCCGATGCCCAGTCCGGCAAAACATGTTGTTGTTGCACAGGTCAGTGTCGAAATG CCACCTCAAGCTCAGCAAGCTCCCCTACAAATCCAGCCGTCCATTATATCTCAACAAGCTGTCgcagctgctgctgcagcagcGCAACAACAATATGCTGCGGTTCCAGTCTCCATGGTGGAAAGTGGCAGACAAATGTTACTCACG agaaCTGAATTTAACATCTTCCCGTGTGTACATAAGTATCCCATGGTTGGGTTACAGAACGCGGTACAAACGTCGTGGCCAGGTGGTAGTCGACAAATGGCTGCCATTGTACCTTCCTGGCAACAATTACCACCTCAACATGCCGCCATACAACAACCCCTGCTTAGCGACGCGGGGGAGTGGGGCAGACCACTTATCGTCGACAGTTCAGCCATACTGCAG GATCAGAGGCCCGTGTTCCCGGTAACTGAAGTTTACAACACGAGCGCACTTGTCGAACACCCGTCACAAAGCTGGGGTAAACGAAGCGTGACAAAACATCACCAGCACCACTTGACTGTGCCGCAACAGCCGCAGCACAGACATGAACACAAGAAGGAAACTCAGCAGTTGAGTCCCGTTAAGAAGAGAGTCAAAGAAAGTACGCCGCCTAGCAATATGAGGCGTCATTCTCCTGCGAATGGTCACTGGCAGCAACAGACCAATCAGTCTCATCATCACACCGGCAGCAACACCAGTAGCAATAAACACGGAAGTAACAATCATGCTGGTGAACATCAACAGGTTACAACTGTTAGGCAGCAGACTATAACCATACATGATACACCTTCACCAGCTGTTTCCGTCATCACCATAAGCGACAGCGAAGACGAAAGTCCCAGCAAATG CTGCGGAGACCGTCAATGTGGGGCTTGCCAAGGTTTGGCTCCTCGCTTGTCTGGCGATGGAAGGCCCGTTCGCGAGGATGTTATTCGaag CACGCAGTCTACGCCTCGTGTTGTACAGAGCTCGCACCAGACTCATTCGAGCAGTCAGACGCATACAAACGGTCACAGTGGTTCGCACAGCTCTTCTCAAAGGGCGCAGCGTAAGAATGTCATCAGCTGCGTTACGGTGGGTGACAGTGATGGGGAGGCAAGTCCAGGTCGAGTTCATGCTCACTTGTATCAGCAGGTCCCTCAACATCAGCATCAGCAGCCTGCTCAACACATAAAGCACGAACCACAGCCTCAGCATCATGTCAG TTCTGGCTACTCTTCGCAATCCCAGAAAAAACGACTACTGGCCAAAGTTCAGTCAGAATGCAACATGATCAACGTCGCCACCAAGCCCGAACCTGGCGTCGAATATCTAGCTCCACATCCGTGCCACGCGCCTGCCTGCAAAGAACCTCCAACTTATCAG gATGACGCCTATGACATGCATGACTACTTCTTGCAGTATGTGACTACTAGCAGCGCTCATCCCCACCTTCAGGAACAACATATAGTCTACACAACGGGTGCCGACAAGCGCGTATCTTGGCCTGGTAAACGAACCGAATACAAACACGAGTACGTTCAACCACCGGCTGCGCATTCGAGGGATCATCAAAAATGGGCGGTAGCAAATCCCGTTCATCAGTACAG GCAGACCCAAGTGGTGGGTTCGGCGGCTCATCACGGCCACCACGGTCATCCGGCTCATCTAAGCccaggaggtggaggaggtggGGGTAGGAGCCCGGCTGCTGGCCCGATAGTTGGGGGTGCCCAACACCTGGGTCAGCCTCTGTACCAGGAATATGCCCACGTACGATCACGGGGACATCCTGTGGCGCCCCCACCTGCGGTTTATGTTACCGCAGCTCCTTCTCAGGCACCGAGCGCCATTCAGCAACAGCAAGTGCCCACCTACCAGGGATTCACACCCGGGTGGGTACCTAGACGTCTAGTAGATGCATGCAT CTCGTCACCATTAACGTTGTATGATTCTAGTCGAGCATTACCGCCACCTGCTCATCACAGTTCAGCCAGACCGCTACTGGCTAGTCATGCGGCGCATCCGCTTCCTGCTCATATGCAGCCGACGGCTGTTTACGGATTGGCGCCGCTATCGCCAGCTAAGCATCAATACCAGACTTCTGGCTTGTGGTTTACtgaataa